The segment GCGACGGCCTGCCAGGTGGCCTCGTTGTACTCCTCTGCCTGCCAGGGTGCGACGTCGCCGGACAGCCACGGCCGGCACGCCTCTGCGAAGGCCCGCGGGGTGAGGGCTCGGATGTAGTCGCCGTTGAAGGCGGACAGCTTCTTCACGTCGAAGAAGGCGCTGGCCTTGTTGACGTCCTCCAGCCGGAACAGGTCCGCGAACTCGGCGAAGGGCCGGATCTCCACCCCGTCCGAGGGGCCCCAGCCGAGCAGCATCAGGTAGTTGACCAGCGCGTCAGGGAGGTAGCCCTCGCCGAGGTAGTCCTCCAGCGCCACCTTGTCACGGCGCTTCGACAGCTTCTGCCGCTTCTCGTTCACGATGACCGGGAGGTGAGCCCACACGGGCGGCTCCGCACCGAGCGCCTCCCACAGGACCTGCTGCTTCGGCGTGTTCGACAGGTGTTCCTCGCCGCGCACCACGTGGGTGATGCCCTGGTCGATGTCGTCCACAGCGTTGGCCAGGAGGAACACGGGGCTGCCGTTGCCCCGGGCAATGACGAAGTCCTCCATCGCGTTGTTCGGGAACTCCGTACGCCCGCGCACAAGATCGTCCACGACGGTCGCCGCGTCGTCCGGAGTGCGGAACCGCAGGGCCCTTCCCTCGAAGAATTCAAGTCCGCGGTCCCGGCAGTGGCCGTCGTACCCGAGGTGCTGCGAGCCGGTGCGGGCCACGAGCTCGTCGCGGGTGCAGTCGCAGTAGTACGCCTTCCCCTCGTCGTAGAGACGGAGGGCGGCCTTGCGCTGAGCGTCCTTGTTCTTCGACTGGAAGTAGGGCCCCTCGAAGTGCGGATCGTCGGCGTTGATACCGATGGCGGCGAGGGCGTTGATGATCCCTTCCACCCACTCCGGACGGTTGCGCTCCTCGTCAGTGTCCTCGATCCGCAGGACGAACTTCCCCTGTTCGCTCTGTCGAGCGATGAC is part of the Streptomyces sp. NBC_01216 genome and harbors:
- the gltX gene encoding glutamate--tRNA ligase codes for the protein MFHVGGARSALFNWVIARQSEQGKFVLRIEDTDEERNRPEWVEGIINALAAIGINADDPHFEGPYFQSKNKDAQRKAALRLYDEGKAYYCDCTRDELVARTGSQHLGYDGHCRDRGLEFFEGRALRFRTPDDAATVVDDLVRGRTEFPNNAMEDFVIARGNGSPVFLLANAVDDIDQGITHVVRGEEHLSNTPKQQVLWEALGAEPPVWAHLPVIVNEKRQKLSKRRDKVALEDYLGEGYLPDALVNYLMLLGWGPSDGVEIRPFAEFADLFRLEDVNKASAFFDVKKLSAFNGDYIRALTPRAFAEACRPWLSGDVAPWQAEEYNEATWQAVAPHAQTRIAVLSEITAYVDWLFLPEPPQDEASWTKAMKPGAEAMIAGARKAWVALDEWTTEHLRTALEAVAAEQGLKLGKAQAPVRVAVTGRTVGLPLFESVEVLGQDRTLARLDAAAGRLESQDR